A genomic window from Carassius auratus strain Wakin chromosome 19, ASM336829v1, whole genome shotgun sequence includes:
- the LOC113119985 gene encoding nuclear GTPase SLIP-GC-like isoform X2: MASQGTKRKRDHDSSDSSIETKLTTNMIIENARQILQRVTKSSDLNDKGSRKKATIGVFGKSGEGKSSLLSAILGKLYFLPSGCFGACTAVVTQVEANLDDSNYTAEIELFSKEEWENELKDVFKDIKDESEERNEDLIEMAAEKITALYGDDADKKTLEELQNDETFAKIEPFLSISKKIISSSDLSEFTNEVASFIQHSQTSSGGWYWPLVKSVTIKIPDCHGLLENIVLLDLPGTGDCNKIRDDLWKTKLRECSSVWIVSAINRAITDRDPWGILKHCIEELGPGGKCKSINFICTKTDDINPGEYIRDQIPEDKDQKKTCILHRNNHAKTRVKEKFENSEIKKIFNTDSQFQVFTVSSNAFFDHNLNLESSETEIPKLQDDLMNFNKTINIELTRDYVNKAKGVLSLIQSGQLDNEKEKMIEMKVNEFKNNLKESLIELDKYFRSIYKDLEQHLSKGVEESVNSCVASTKKLIASNKDGRGFHKILGALCKNYGCYWSKNWDVVLDLNKSLAKHLHKNIYDDFCKIFPVTGKTGTSVQEQIDKFSIIQSDSAYTRSDILHYIQDFIIIEETKLKAALSRDIVDKKKDIYTSIQITIVHEMASCYRQAAAVRGIGSKKKMQDLLINTVDQKKGDMFEKAKMEVLKKFNNLKLDIKSTLEKELEKAIERSESQNNKKTRMDVSREIEELEGLLDHLD, translated from the exons ATGGCTAGCCAAG GTACTAAAAGAAAACGAGATCATGACTCATCTGACTCGAGTATAGAGACAAAACTGACAACAA ATATGATCATAGAGAATGCAAGGCAAATTCTACAAAGAGTCACTAAAAGCTCAGACCTAAACGATAAAGGCAGCAGGAAGAAGGCAACCATAGGGGTTTTTGGAAAATCAGGAGAAGGAAAGAGCTCCCTTTTAAGTGCAATCTTGGGGAAACTGTATTTTTTACCCTCTGGTTGTTTTGGTGCCTGTACAGCTGTTGTTACACAGGTGGAAGCCAATCTGGATGACTCCAACTACACAGCAGAGATCGAGCTCTTCTCTAAGGAG GAGTGGGAGAATGAGCTTAAAGATGTTTTCAAAGATATAAAAGATGAAAGTGAGGAAAGGAACGAGGACTTGATTGAAATGGCTGCAGAAAAGATCACTGCGCTGTATGGAGATGATGCAGACAAGAAAACATTAGAAGAGCTCCAGAATGATGAAACATTTGCTAAGATTGAACCATTTTTGTCTATCAGTAAGAAAATAATCTCAAGCAGTGAT CTCTCTGAATTTACCAACGAAGTTGCAAGCTTCATACAACACAGTCAGACAAGTTCTGGTGGCTGGTACTGGCCGCTTGTGAAGAGCGTCACAATCAAGATACCAGACTGTCACGGACTCCTGGAGAACATTGTACTTCTTGATCTTCCTGGTACTGGAGACTGCAATAAGATTAGAGATGACCTGTGGAAAACT AAACTGAGAGAGTGCTCTTCAGTGTGGATTGTAAGCGCCATCAATCGAGCGATCACTGACAGAGACCCCTGGGGGATATTGAAGCACTGCATTGAAGAACTGGGACCAGGAGGAAAATGCAAAAGCATTAACTTCATCTGTACGAAGACTGATGATATAAATCCAGGAGAATATATAAG AGACCAAATCCCAGAAGACAAG gatcagaaaaaaacatgcatactTCATAGAAATAACCATGCCAAGACAAGGGtcaaagaaaagtttgaaaattctGAAATCAAG aaaatattCAACACCGACAGTCAGTTTCAAGTTTTTACTGTGAGTTCCAATGCATTCTTTGACCACAATTTAAATCTGGAATCAAGTGAAACAG aaattCCAAAGCTGCAGGATGATCTGATGAATTTTAACAAGACCATTAATATAGAATTGACCAGAGATTATGTCAATAAAGCAAAGGGAGTTTTGTCCTTGATCCAAAGCGGCCAGCTGGATAACGAAAAAGAGAAAATG ATTGAAATGAAAGTCAACGAATTTAAGAACAACCTAAAGGAGTCACTAATTGAACTGGACAAATATTTTAGAAGCATTTATAAAGATCTGGAGCAGCATCTCTCAAAGGGAGTGGAAGAATCAGTGAACTCATGTGTTGCCTCCACAAAGAAATTGATAGCATCT AATAAAGATGGAAGAGGGTTCCATAAAATCCTTGGAGCTTTGTGCAAGAACTACGGATGCTATTGGTCAAAGAATTGGGATGTAGTTCTAGACCTGAACAAATCATTGGCCAAACATTTgcacaaaaacatttatgatgATTTCTGTAAGATTTTTCC TGTGACTGGAAAAACAGGGACGTCAGTGCAGGAACAGATTGACAAGTTCAGTATCATCCAGAGTGACTCTGCTTACACCAGATCTGACATACTTCATTACATTCAGGATTTCATTATAATCGAG GAAACCAAACTGAAGGCTGCACTCAGCAGAGACATTGTTGACAAGAAAAAGGACATCTACACATCAATACAAATAACAATTGTGCATGAAATGGCTTCATGCTATCGGC AAGCTGCAGCTGTGAGAGGAATAGGATCCAAGAAGAAAATGCAAGACCTGTTAATAAACACAGTCGATCAGAAAAAAGGAGACATGTTCGAAAAAGCAAAAATGGAAGTTCTTAAAAAGTTCAATAACTTAAAG CTGGACATAAAAAGTACTCTTGAAAAAGAACTAGAGAAAGCAATAGAACGCTCAGaatcacaaaacaacaaaaagacacGGATGG
- the LOC113119985 gene encoding nuclear GTPase SLIP-GC-like isoform X1, giving the protein MASQGTKRKRDHDSSDSSIETKLTTNMIIENARQILQRVTKSSDLNDKGSRKKATIGVFGKSGEGKSSLLSAILGKLYFLPSGCFGACTAVVTQVEANLDDSNYTAEIELFSKEEWENELKDVFKDIKDESEERNEDLIEMAAEKITALYGDDADKKTLEELQNDETFAKIEPFLSISKKIISSSDLSEFTNEVASFIQHSQTSSGGWYWPLVKSVTIKIPDCHGLLENIVLLDLPGTGDCNKIRDDLWKTKLRECSSVWIVSAINRAITDRDPWGILKHCIEELGPGGKCKSINFICTKTDDINPGEYIRSVRLPRDQIPEDKDQKKTCILHRNNHAKTRVKEKFENSEIKKIFNTDSQFQVFTVSSNAFFDHNLNLESSETEIPKLQDDLMNFNKTINIELTRDYVNKAKGVLSLIQSGQLDNEKEKMIEMKVNEFKNNLKESLIELDKYFRSIYKDLEQHLSKGVEESVNSCVASTKKLIASNKDGRGFHKILGALCKNYGCYWSKNWDVVLDLNKSLAKHLHKNIYDDFCKIFPVTGKTGTSVQEQIDKFSIIQSDSAYTRSDILHYIQDFIIIEETKLKAALSRDIVDKKKDIYTSIQITIVHEMASCYRQAAAVRGIGSKKKMQDLLINTVDQKKGDMFEKAKMEVLKKFNNLKLDIKSTLEKELEKAIERSESQNNKKTRMDVSREIEELEGLLDHLD; this is encoded by the exons ATGGCTAGCCAAG GTACTAAAAGAAAACGAGATCATGACTCATCTGACTCGAGTATAGAGACAAAACTGACAACAA ATATGATCATAGAGAATGCAAGGCAAATTCTACAAAGAGTCACTAAAAGCTCAGACCTAAACGATAAAGGCAGCAGGAAGAAGGCAACCATAGGGGTTTTTGGAAAATCAGGAGAAGGAAAGAGCTCCCTTTTAAGTGCAATCTTGGGGAAACTGTATTTTTTACCCTCTGGTTGTTTTGGTGCCTGTACAGCTGTTGTTACACAGGTGGAAGCCAATCTGGATGACTCCAACTACACAGCAGAGATCGAGCTCTTCTCTAAGGAG GAGTGGGAGAATGAGCTTAAAGATGTTTTCAAAGATATAAAAGATGAAAGTGAGGAAAGGAACGAGGACTTGATTGAAATGGCTGCAGAAAAGATCACTGCGCTGTATGGAGATGATGCAGACAAGAAAACATTAGAAGAGCTCCAGAATGATGAAACATTTGCTAAGATTGAACCATTTTTGTCTATCAGTAAGAAAATAATCTCAAGCAGTGAT CTCTCTGAATTTACCAACGAAGTTGCAAGCTTCATACAACACAGTCAGACAAGTTCTGGTGGCTGGTACTGGCCGCTTGTGAAGAGCGTCACAATCAAGATACCAGACTGTCACGGACTCCTGGAGAACATTGTACTTCTTGATCTTCCTGGTACTGGAGACTGCAATAAGATTAGAGATGACCTGTGGAAAACT AAACTGAGAGAGTGCTCTTCAGTGTGGATTGTAAGCGCCATCAATCGAGCGATCACTGACAGAGACCCCTGGGGGATATTGAAGCACTGCATTGAAGAACTGGGACCAGGAGGAAAATGCAAAAGCATTAACTTCATCTGTACGAAGACTGATGATATAAATCCAGGAGAATATATAAG atctgtaCGGCTTCCAAGAGACCAAATCCCAGAAGACAAG gatcagaaaaaaacatgcatactTCATAGAAATAACCATGCCAAGACAAGGGtcaaagaaaagtttgaaaattctGAAATCAAG aaaatattCAACACCGACAGTCAGTTTCAAGTTTTTACTGTGAGTTCCAATGCATTCTTTGACCACAATTTAAATCTGGAATCAAGTGAAACAG aaattCCAAAGCTGCAGGATGATCTGATGAATTTTAACAAGACCATTAATATAGAATTGACCAGAGATTATGTCAATAAAGCAAAGGGAGTTTTGTCCTTGATCCAAAGCGGCCAGCTGGATAACGAAAAAGAGAAAATG ATTGAAATGAAAGTCAACGAATTTAAGAACAACCTAAAGGAGTCACTAATTGAACTGGACAAATATTTTAGAAGCATTTATAAAGATCTGGAGCAGCATCTCTCAAAGGGAGTGGAAGAATCAGTGAACTCATGTGTTGCCTCCACAAAGAAATTGATAGCATCT AATAAAGATGGAAGAGGGTTCCATAAAATCCTTGGAGCTTTGTGCAAGAACTACGGATGCTATTGGTCAAAGAATTGGGATGTAGTTCTAGACCTGAACAAATCATTGGCCAAACATTTgcacaaaaacatttatgatgATTTCTGTAAGATTTTTCC TGTGACTGGAAAAACAGGGACGTCAGTGCAGGAACAGATTGACAAGTTCAGTATCATCCAGAGTGACTCTGCTTACACCAGATCTGACATACTTCATTACATTCAGGATTTCATTATAATCGAG GAAACCAAACTGAAGGCTGCACTCAGCAGAGACATTGTTGACAAGAAAAAGGACATCTACACATCAATACAAATAACAATTGTGCATGAAATGGCTTCATGCTATCGGC AAGCTGCAGCTGTGAGAGGAATAGGATCCAAGAAGAAAATGCAAGACCTGTTAATAAACACAGTCGATCAGAAAAAAGGAGACATGTTCGAAAAAGCAAAAATGGAAGTTCTTAAAAAGTTCAATAACTTAAAG CTGGACATAAAAAGTACTCTTGAAAAAGAACTAGAGAAAGCAATAGAACGCTCAGaatcacaaaacaacaaaaagacacGGATGG